The Henckelia pumila isolate YLH828 unplaced genomic scaffold, ASM3356847v2 CTG_108, whole genome shotgun sequence genome has a window encoding:
- the LOC140870608 gene encoding uncharacterized protein isoform X4, with amino-acid sequence MSGGGSGMNVPPSWDVRALENQFEELRHQLEDTGDSRERIRNISREIESTTRLMHYSLLLIHQSQPVPDVLEKAKEQINVLKNLYSRLAEIMQEYPGQYYRYHGDWRSETQTAVSLLAFMHWLETGHLLHHTEVEEKLGLKLLEFGLDIEDYLIGICFMSNELPRYVVNQVTAGDYDSPRRVLKFLTDLHASFRMLNFRNDFLRKKFDGMKYDLKRVEEVYYDVKIRGLASNGDSAEDHRQS; translated from the exons ATGTCTGGTGGAGGGAGTGGAATGAACGTGCCTCCATCATGGGATGTTCGGGCATTGGAAAACCAGTTTGAGGAGTTACGCCACCAACTAGAGGACACTGGCGACTCACGAGAGCGCATACGGAACATCTCTCGGGAAATTGAGTCCACCACTAGGCTCATGCACTACAGCCTTCTGCTCATTCATCAGTCTCAACCAGTACCTG ATGTTCTAGAGAAGGCTAAGGAGCAGATTAATGTGCTGAAGAACCTCTATAGTAGGCTTGCAGAAATTATGCAGGAATACCCCGGGCAATATTACAG GTATCACGGTGATTGGAGGAGCGAAACGCAAACTGCAGTGTCACTACTAGCATTTATGCATTGGTTAGAGACTGGGCATCTTCTTCATCATACGGAGGTCGAGGAAAAACTTGGGT TAAAATTATTGGAATTTGGCCTCGATATTGAAGATTACCTCATTG GAATTTGTTTCATGTCCAATGAGTTG CCTAGGTATGTGGTGAACCAAGTGACTGCTGGGGATTATGACAGCCCGAGAAGAGTATTAAAGTTTTTAACAGATCTTCATGCATCATTCCGCATGCTCAACTTTCGAAATGACTTCTTACGCAAGAAATTCGACG GGATGAAATATGACCTTAAAAGAGTTGAAGAAGTTTATTATGATGTCAAAATTAGAGGATTGGCATCGAACGGGGACTCAGCGGAAGATCATAGACAATCATGA
- the LOC140870608 gene encoding uncharacterized protein isoform X1, with the protein MKSPNMKSVFRGALCTKLTFYLRSLNPIPRSQPRLLLPRYVVVVPAQPSSHVRSMSGGGSGMNVPPSWDVRALENQFEELRHQLEDTGDSRERIRNISREIESTTRLMHYSLLLIHQSQPVPDVLEKAKEQINVLKNLYSRLAEIMQEYPGQYYRYHGDWRSETQTAVSLLAFMHWLETGHLLHHTEVEEKLGLKLLEFGLDIEDYLIGICFMSNELPRYVVNQVTAGDYDSPRRVLKFLTDLHASFRMLNFRNDFLRKKFDGMKYDLKRVEEVYYDVKIRGLASNGDSAEDHRQS; encoded by the exons ATGAAGTCACCAAACATGAAATCTGTCTTTCGAGGGGCTCTCTGTACGAAACTCACTTTTTATCTCCGCTCACTGAATCCCATCCCCCGATCCCAACCTCGACTTCTCCTCCCACGATATGTTGTCGTTGTTCCTGCCCAACCCTCGTCCCACGTCAGGTCAATGTCTGGTGGAGGGAGTGGAATGAACGTGCCTCCATCATGGGATGTTCGGGCATTGGAAAACCAGTTTGAGGAGTTACGCCACCAACTAGAGGACACTGGCGACTCACGAGAGCGCATACGGAACATCTCTCGGGAAATTGAGTCCACCACTAGGCTCATGCACTACAGCCTTCTGCTCATTCATCAGTCTCAACCAGTACCTG ATGTTCTAGAGAAGGCTAAGGAGCAGATTAATGTGCTGAAGAACCTCTATAGTAGGCTTGCAGAAATTATGCAGGAATACCCCGGGCAATATTACAG GTATCACGGTGATTGGAGGAGCGAAACGCAAACTGCAGTGTCACTACTAGCATTTATGCATTGGTTAGAGACTGGGCATCTTCTTCATCATACGGAGGTCGAGGAAAAACTTGGGT TAAAATTATTGGAATTTGGCCTCGATATTGAAGATTACCTCATTG GAATTTGTTTCATGTCCAATGAGTTG CCTAGGTATGTGGTGAACCAAGTGACTGCTGGGGATTATGACAGCCCGAGAAGAGTATTAAAGTTTTTAACAGATCTTCATGCATCATTCCGCATGCTCAACTTTCGAAATGACTTCTTACGCAAGAAATTCGACG GGATGAAATATGACCTTAAAAGAGTTGAAGAAGTTTATTATGATGTCAAAATTAGAGGATTGGCATCGAACGGGGACTCAGCGGAAGATCATAGACAATCATGA
- the LOC140870608 gene encoding uncharacterized protein isoform X2 yields the protein MKSVFRGALCTKLTFYLRSLNPIPRSQPRLLLPRYVVVVPAQPSSHVRSMSGGGSGMNVPPSWDVRALENQFEELRHQLEDTGDSRERIRNISREIESTTRLMHYSLLLIHQSQPVPDVLEKAKEQINVLKNLYSRLAEIMQEYPGQYYRYHGDWRSETQTAVSLLAFMHWLETGHLLHHTEVEEKLGLKLLEFGLDIEDYLIGICFMSNELPRYVVNQVTAGDYDSPRRVLKFLTDLHASFRMLNFRNDFLRKKFDGMKYDLKRVEEVYYDVKIRGLASNGDSAEDHRQS from the exons ATGAAATCTGTCTTTCGAGGGGCTCTCTGTACGAAACTCACTTTTTATCTCCGCTCACTGAATCCCATCCCCCGATCCCAACCTCGACTTCTCCTCCCACGATATGTTGTCGTTGTTCCTGCCCAACCCTCGTCCCACGTCAGGTCAATGTCTGGTGGAGGGAGTGGAATGAACGTGCCTCCATCATGGGATGTTCGGGCATTGGAAAACCAGTTTGAGGAGTTACGCCACCAACTAGAGGACACTGGCGACTCACGAGAGCGCATACGGAACATCTCTCGGGAAATTGAGTCCACCACTAGGCTCATGCACTACAGCCTTCTGCTCATTCATCAGTCTCAACCAGTACCTG ATGTTCTAGAGAAGGCTAAGGAGCAGATTAATGTGCTGAAGAACCTCTATAGTAGGCTTGCAGAAATTATGCAGGAATACCCCGGGCAATATTACAG GTATCACGGTGATTGGAGGAGCGAAACGCAAACTGCAGTGTCACTACTAGCATTTATGCATTGGTTAGAGACTGGGCATCTTCTTCATCATACGGAGGTCGAGGAAAAACTTGGGT TAAAATTATTGGAATTTGGCCTCGATATTGAAGATTACCTCATTG GAATTTGTTTCATGTCCAATGAGTTG CCTAGGTATGTGGTGAACCAAGTGACTGCTGGGGATTATGACAGCCCGAGAAGAGTATTAAAGTTTTTAACAGATCTTCATGCATCATTCCGCATGCTCAACTTTCGAAATGACTTCTTACGCAAGAAATTCGACG GGATGAAATATGACCTTAAAAGAGTTGAAGAAGTTTATTATGATGTCAAAATTAGAGGATTGGCATCGAACGGGGACTCAGCGGAAGATCATAGACAATCATGA
- the LOC140870608 gene encoding uncharacterized protein isoform X3, with amino-acid sequence MKSPNMKSVFRGALCTKLTFYLRSLNPIPRSQPRLLLPRYVVVVPAQPSSHVRSMSGGGSGMNVPPSWDVRALENQFEELRHQLEDTGDSRERIRNISREIESTTRLMHYSLLLIHQSQPVPDVLEKAKEQINVLKNLYSRLAEIMQEYPGQYYRYHGDWRSETQTAVSLLAFMHWLETGHLLHHTEVEEKLGLKLLEFGLDIEDYLIGICFMSNELPRYVVNQVTAGDYDSPRRVLKFLTDLHASFRMLNFRNDFLRKKFDG; translated from the exons ATGAAGTCACCAAACATGAAATCTGTCTTTCGAGGGGCTCTCTGTACGAAACTCACTTTTTATCTCCGCTCACTGAATCCCATCCCCCGATCCCAACCTCGACTTCTCCTCCCACGATATGTTGTCGTTGTTCCTGCCCAACCCTCGTCCCACGTCAGGTCAATGTCTGGTGGAGGGAGTGGAATGAACGTGCCTCCATCATGGGATGTTCGGGCATTGGAAAACCAGTTTGAGGAGTTACGCCACCAACTAGAGGACACTGGCGACTCACGAGAGCGCATACGGAACATCTCTCGGGAAATTGAGTCCACCACTAGGCTCATGCACTACAGCCTTCTGCTCATTCATCAGTCTCAACCAGTACCTG ATGTTCTAGAGAAGGCTAAGGAGCAGATTAATGTGCTGAAGAACCTCTATAGTAGGCTTGCAGAAATTATGCAGGAATACCCCGGGCAATATTACAG GTATCACGGTGATTGGAGGAGCGAAACGCAAACTGCAGTGTCACTACTAGCATTTATGCATTGGTTAGAGACTGGGCATCTTCTTCATCATACGGAGGTCGAGGAAAAACTTGGGT TAAAATTATTGGAATTTGGCCTCGATATTGAAGATTACCTCATTG GAATTTGTTTCATGTCCAATGAGTTG CCTAGGTATGTGGTGAACCAAGTGACTGCTGGGGATTATGACAGCCCGAGAAGAGTATTAAAGTTTTTAACAGATCTTCATGCATCATTCCGCATGCTCAACTTTCGAAATGACTTCTTACGCAAGAAATTCGACG GCTGA